The Meiothermus cerbereus DSM 11376 sequence TACTTACCTCACGCCCCTGGAGGGCTTGGGGAAGTGGTGCCGTCACGTGGATGCGGGGAGAGGAGAGGATGTCCTCCATTGTATTGCATCGTTTGCAGATGATGATGATGATATCCACCTTATCCGGGGGTCTAAAAGAAAACTTGACGATTACTTTAGCCCCGGTCGTGTCTCCGAACTGCCCGGTCTGCTCCACAGTGGCAGGTTGAACCTCGGGCGGCGCACCCCTTTCACCGTACCAGGCTACCTCCCACTCCCCACGGTCGTTCTTCTGGAGCCTGGCCACATGGGACTTGGGAGGGCGAGGGGAAGCTTGTTTGATGGTAATGAAGAGAGGCTTCCCGTCCAAGTCGTTGACCCCGTTGGGAAGGGGCCAGGGGAAAGGAGGCCGCCACGGACCGCCGATAAGCACCCTTTCCTCACCGTTGTAGGCCAACGTCAGGGGTGGGGGCTCCGTGCCCGTAGCCTGGGGCGCAAGTCCTGCAGGCAAGACATCATCAAAAGCGGCGATGGCATCGTTCAACAGAGTAGCTGCTTGTGTGTTCACCGAGTCCTCGGCGACGTTGAGCTGATCGCCGGGAGGCGGTGAAGCCTGATTCCCCCCGCCACCACACCCCGCCAGGAGCAGGGCCGCCAAAAGACCTAAAGCCGTCCATTTCTTCCACATAGTTCTTCTCCTCCTCGAGGTCTTATACCAACCTTAGATAGATAGTCATTCTTCAGGAATCCACCCGAACCCCGCCACCCCCCGGATGACCTCGGGGTGCTCCTGGAGATAGACACACCGCTCTGCCAGACGCTCTTGCAAAGCCTCCAAGCTGGGGAAACTCTCATTGGCCACCGCTTCCCGCAGCAAAGGCACCACCGGCTCTGCCGGGGAGAGCTCGGGGGTGTAGGGCGGTAAGTGCAGCAGCAGCAGACCGGGCGGTACCTGGAGGTCTTTGGCCCGGTGCCAGCCTGCGTTGTCCAAAAGCAGCACCAGAACCTTCCG is a genomic window containing:
- a CDS encoding transposase, with amino-acid sequence RKVLVLLLDNAGWHRAKDLQVPPGLLLLHLPPYTPELSPAEPVVPLLREAVANESFPSLEALQERLAERCVYLQEHPEVIRGVAGFGWIPEE